The following are from one region of the Lytechinus variegatus isolate NC3 chromosome 4, Lvar_3.0, whole genome shotgun sequence genome:
- the LOC121412483 gene encoding histamine N-methyltransferase B-like, translating into MSSSHLKPLTEDHKRYQDTFNTAFNKIAERDVVFEKVTQFFDKKVMKTLTDVFDRDDEFSILGIGVGEGSYECRYLKSIETFFSSVCISAVDPNEFMLTRFEERIGALKSNGKSAASCHLVNGPISQFFAEDGLSKNKYNLVSSVHSIYYLGDFETTFTKMASMVKDNGFIIIFCSKDDLILKSFSKFSWVEEISQANHSISSTVIREFAEILGYDVTSSEIVTQWDITEVFDDQSDLGNKLLDFFTHFAFFRQTAPSELVDELMNFWRSVSTEDEDGRIFTPSYEEILVISK; encoded by the exons ATGTCATCTTCTCACTTAAAACCTTTGACAGAGGATCATAAACGTTACCAAGATACCTTTAACACTGCATTCAACAAGATCGCTGAGAGAGATGTGGTTTTTGAAAAGGTGACtcaattttttgacaagaaaGTGATGAAGACACTCACTGATGTCTTTGACCGTGATGATGAGTTCAGTATCCTCGGCATAGGAGTTGGCGAGG GCTCATACGAATGTCGCTATTTGAAGAGTATTGAAACATTCTTCTCGTCCGTATGCATCTCTGCAGTGGACCCGAATGAGTTCATGCTCACCAGGTTTGAGGAGAGGATTGGTGCATTGAAATCCAACGGCAAGTCTGCTGCCTCATGCCACTTGGTCAATGGTCCAATCTCTCAATTCTTTGCTGAAGATGGTTTGTCGAAAAACAAGTACAATCTCGTCAGCTCTGTACATTCAATATACTACCTAGGTGACTTTGAGACGACCTTTACCAAAATGGCATCCATGGTCAAAGACAATggtttcatcatcattttttgttcaaaag ACGATCTTATCCTGAAGTCATTCAGCAAGTTTAGCTGGGTAGAAGAAATCTCACAAGCAAACCATTCAATCTCTTCAACGGTTATCCGAGAGTTTGCTGAAATTTTAGGCTATGACGTCACCTCTTCTGAAATTGTGACGCAATGGGACATCACAGAGGTGTTCGACGACCAGTCAGACTTAGGAAACAAACTCTTGGATTTCTTCACCCATTTCGCATTTTTCCGTCAAACAGCGCCCTCTGAGCTGGTGGATGAATTGATGAACTTCTGGCGTTCTGTTTCGACAGAAGATGAAGATGGACGTATCTTTACACCATCCTATGAAGAAATACTTGTCATCTCAAAATAA